One window of the Rufibacter radiotolerans genome contains the following:
- a CDS encoding PepSY-associated TM helix domain-containing protein, whose protein sequence is MRLRQILVLVHLWVGLVCGAVLSVVGITGSLYVFQPELTALLYADQYQTKNSGPVYPALEIVRKAEAQFKSQLATLNFPTRELENYQVKLKDKKEWLYYDLHTGQFLGEMKNRRGVFEGVLELHRQLTMGETGSTITGTCALLMAFVLLSTGLYLWFPRKKRLLRDGLRYKPHAGPKRRTYDLHNVTGFYVAVPLFFMAITGAYFAFPEGTQTAVNQLTATKERLPEGKKLKSVYALDAPALTVEQALARMSSFYPTLPKRSLAMPKDSIGTLFFTFVKDATVGAGPELRPMVYLDQYSGQVLFQFDPHTAPLGAKILRNWFIPFHFGEIGGYVTRVLWFILGFLPAFLWVSGFMIWRNKQKKKRLQLKLA, encoded by the coding sequence ATGAGGCTGAGGCAGATTCTGGTTTTAGTACACCTGTGGGTGGGGTTGGTTTGCGGGGCCGTGTTGTCTGTAGTAGGCATCACGGGTTCTTTGTATGTGTTCCAGCCGGAGCTCACGGCCCTGCTGTACGCTGACCAATACCAAACCAAAAATAGCGGCCCGGTTTACCCGGCCCTTGAGATAGTCAGAAAAGCCGAAGCTCAGTTTAAAAGCCAGCTGGCCACGCTCAACTTTCCTACCCGCGAGTTGGAGAACTACCAGGTAAAGCTCAAAGACAAGAAAGAGTGGCTGTATTATGACCTGCACACCGGCCAGTTCCTGGGCGAGATGAAAAACCGACGGGGCGTGTTTGAAGGCGTTCTGGAACTACACCGGCAACTGACCATGGGTGAAACCGGCTCCACTATCACAGGCACCTGCGCTTTATTGATGGCGTTTGTCCTGCTCTCTACCGGTCTGTACCTCTGGTTCCCGCGCAAGAAGCGTTTGTTGCGTGACGGGCTGCGCTACAAACCCCACGCCGGACCCAAACGCCGCACCTATGACCTGCACAATGTGACCGGCTTCTACGTGGCAGTACCGCTTTTCTTCATGGCCATCACGGGCGCTTACTTCGCATTCCCCGAAGGCACCCAAACAGCTGTGAACCAACTTACCGCCACCAAAGAACGCCTGCCCGAAGGCAAGAAGCTGAAATCTGTATACGCCCTTGACGCCCCTGCGCTTACCGTAGAACAGGCCCTGGCCCGCATGAGCAGCTTCTACCCCACCCTACCCAAACGCAGCCTGGCCATGCCCAAAGACAGCATAGGCACCCTCTTCTTCACGTTTGTGAAAGACGCCACCGTAGGCGCCGGCCCGGAACTCCGGCCCATGGTCTACCTGGACCAATACTCCGGCCAGGTCCTTTTCCAGTTTGACCCGCACACGGCCCCTCTTGGCGCCAAGATACTCCGCAACTGGTTTATCCCTTTTCACTTCGGGGAGATTGGCGGCTATGTGACCCGCGTGCTTTGGTTTATCCTGGGTTTTCTGCCGGCCTTTCTGTGGGTTTCTGGCTTTATGATCTGGCGCAACAAACAGAAGAAGAAAAGGCTGCAGTTGAAACTGGCGTAG
- a CDS encoding glycoside hydrolase family 15 protein, which produces MAKHTYDMGLIGNCAYLALIHKDTNIEWLCWPRFDSSFIFGPLIDRQKGGEFSVKPDADHFTSHQYYKENTNILCTEITCEQGSYRVTDVAPRFRQHQRYYKPLMIIRKVEPLSGTPRIKATCRPMGNYGQLELKRRRSSNHIAFLGLDEEVRLTTNASLSYILEDQFFVLNETLYFVLTYGAPLEANLQNTAEEFLSQTTRYWRMWVKNTSISTFHQEQVIRSALALKIHQYEDTGAIIASPTTSLPEHPGSGRNWDYRFCWMRDTYYILNAFNNIGHFEEMERYFHFIANITAKDTQRYQPLYSISGQSKLTEIEMDLDGYLGNKPVRIGNDAYTHIQNDVYGQILVALLPLYVDRRFNDAERIDSQKLIYKTLEKIKQTMHEPDAGLWEFRDFAQFHCYTYLFHWAGASAARNAARYMGDDQLAHMATELMQEAARKIEECYDPQRGVYTQAIGKNHLDASTLQLIMMHYIDPASDLAKSHLAAMERELKTPEGLFYRYKHADDFGVPQSTFLICAFWYIEALACVGRLDEAIAEFENILKYTNHLGLLSEDVDSKDGSQWGNFPQAYSHVGLLNAAYRISNRLDRPSFL; this is translated from the coding sequence ATGGCAAAACATACCTATGACATGGGTCTTATTGGCAACTGTGCTTATTTGGCACTCATCCACAAAGACACCAATATTGAATGGCTCTGCTGGCCGCGCTTTGACAGCAGCTTTATCTTCGGGCCGCTTATTGACCGGCAGAAGGGCGGCGAGTTCTCTGTGAAACCAGACGCCGACCACTTCACCTCTCACCAATACTACAAGGAGAACACCAACATCCTGTGCACCGAGATCACCTGTGAGCAGGGCTCTTACCGGGTAACCGATGTGGCGCCCCGTTTCCGGCAGCACCAGCGGTACTACAAACCCCTCATGATCATCAGGAAGGTGGAACCTTTGTCCGGTACGCCGCGCATAAAAGCCACTTGCCGGCCTATGGGCAATTACGGGCAGTTGGAACTGAAAAGAAGGCGCAGCAGCAACCACATCGCGTTTCTGGGCCTGGACGAGGAAGTGCGCCTGACCACCAATGCTTCTTTGAGCTACATTCTGGAAGACCAGTTCTTTGTCCTGAACGAGACGCTTTACTTTGTCCTGACCTACGGCGCGCCGCTGGAAGCTAATCTGCAGAACACTGCCGAGGAATTCCTGAGCCAGACCACGCGCTACTGGCGCATGTGGGTGAAGAACACCAGCATCAGCACGTTCCACCAGGAGCAGGTGATCAGGAGTGCCCTGGCCCTTAAGATCCATCAGTATGAAGACACGGGGGCCATTATTGCCTCCCCTACCACCAGCTTACCAGAACACCCCGGCTCCGGCCGAAACTGGGACTACCGCTTCTGCTGGATGCGTGACACGTACTACATTCTCAACGCGTTCAACAATATTGGGCACTTTGAGGAGATGGAGCGCTACTTTCATTTCATTGCCAACATCACGGCCAAAGACACCCAACGCTACCAGCCGCTGTACTCCATTAGCGGGCAAAGCAAGCTAACTGAGATTGAGATGGACCTGGACGGCTACCTGGGCAACAAACCCGTGCGCATTGGCAACGACGCCTACACCCACATCCAGAATGATGTCTACGGCCAGATTCTGGTGGCCCTGCTGCCGCTGTACGTAGACCGCCGGTTTAATGACGCCGAGCGCATTGACTCCCAGAAACTGATCTACAAGACGCTGGAGAAAATAAAGCAGACCATGCATGAGCCAGATGCGGGCCTGTGGGAGTTCCGTGATTTTGCCCAGTTCCATTGCTACACGTACCTCTTCCATTGGGCCGGGGCCTCGGCTGCCCGCAACGCGGCCCGCTATATGGGCGATGACCAGTTGGCCCACATGGCCACCGAACTCATGCAGGAAGCTGCCCGCAAAATTGAGGAATGCTATGATCCGCAGCGTGGCGTGTACACCCAGGCCATTGGCAAAAACCATCTGGATGCCAGCACCCTGCAGTTGATCATGATGCATTACATAGACCCCGCCTCAGACCTGGCCAAATCTCACCTGGCGGCCATGGAACGCGAACTCAAAACCCCAGAGGGGCTTTTCTACCGGTACAAGCACGCCGATGATTTTGGGGTGCCGCAAAGCACGTTCCTGATCTGCGCGTTCTGGTACATTGAGGCCCTAGCCTGCGTGGGCCGCCTGGATGAGGCGATAGCTGAGTTTGAGAACATCCTCAAATACACCAACCATTTGGGTCTGCTCAGCGAAGACGTAGACTCCAAGGACGGAAGCCAGTGGGGGAACTTCCCGCAGGCCTACAGCCACGTGGGCTTGTTAAACGCCGCCTACCGCATCTCTAACCGCCTGGACAGACCGTCATTTTTGTAA
- a CDS encoding bifunctional alpha,alpha-trehalose-phosphate synthase (UDP-forming)/trehalose-phosphatase gives MPKTIIISNRLPIKVQRTEEGLAYETSEGGLATGLGSIYKQGHNVWIGWPGTYFEDEAEEKQVHDDLSKQSMLPVFLTESEIRDYYEGFSNETLWPTFHYFSQYAVYEDAYWQAYQTVNQKFCDAVMEAAEPGDTIWIHDYQLLLLPELLREELPKSSIGFFQHIPFPSFEVFRLLPWREQILRGMLGADLIGFHTYDDARHFLSSVSRIVGLNTAQGLIDNGYRHIMVDAFPMGIDYDKYAALADSPETKAKIEEYRAALPDQKIVLSIDRLDYSKGIPQRLQAYELFLKEHPEFLGKVTLSMLVVPSRDQVEKYRQLKETIDELVGRINSSFRTITWNPIQYFYRSFPIEELSALYCVADIALVTPMRDGMNLVCKEFIASKLDHKGVLILSEMAGASRELADAILINPNDLGQIVRSLHEALTMPEEEQMLRMEHMQDLVRRYNIHHWVEIFMNRLEYIKVKQMSMATEYLSEEESTQLAENFKKANQRMLFLDYDGTLTSFKKDPTHAFPDEELLEILRCLAQDPKNRLVIVSGRDRNTLHKWLGHLPVDFIAEHGVWLKKHEGEWEMLQHLSDAWKTEVRPIMELHVSRTPGSFIEEKDFSLVWHYRKVDPTLAELRARELSNYLMFMAANINLQVMEGDKIVEVKNVEVNKGIGTTRWLEQFPHDLILCIGDDRTDEDMFSVMPEEAFTIKVGSARSHARFSLDNSQEVRKLLKALCE, from the coding sequence ATGCCTAAGACCATCATTATCTCAAACCGGCTTCCTATTAAAGTGCAACGAACCGAAGAAGGACTGGCCTATGAGACAAGTGAAGGGGGGTTGGCTACTGGTTTAGGCTCTATCTACAAACAAGGCCACAACGTCTGGATTGGCTGGCCCGGCACCTATTTTGAGGACGAGGCCGAGGAAAAGCAGGTGCATGATGACCTGTCTAAGCAGAGCATGCTGCCGGTTTTCCTCACTGAATCTGAGATACGCGACTATTATGAAGGGTTCAGCAATGAGACCCTGTGGCCTACTTTTCACTATTTCAGCCAGTACGCGGTATATGAAGACGCCTATTGGCAAGCCTACCAGACCGTGAACCAGAAGTTCTGTGACGCCGTCATGGAAGCCGCCGAGCCCGGCGATACCATCTGGATACATGACTACCAATTGCTGCTGCTGCCGGAGCTCCTGCGCGAAGAACTTCCCAAAAGCAGCATCGGGTTTTTTCAGCACATTCCGTTTCCTTCGTTTGAGGTGTTCCGGCTGCTGCCTTGGCGCGAGCAGATCCTGAGGGGGATGCTGGGCGCCGACCTGATCGGTTTTCATACCTATGATGATGCCCGCCACTTCCTCAGCTCCGTGAGCCGGATTGTGGGCCTTAACACGGCGCAGGGCTTGATTGACAACGGCTACCGCCACATAATGGTAGACGCCTTCCCCATGGGGATTGACTATGACAAATACGCCGCCCTGGCAGATTCCCCGGAGACCAAGGCCAAGATAGAGGAATACCGCGCCGCCCTTCCAGACCAGAAGATCGTACTCTCCATTGACCGCCTGGACTACTCCAAAGGGATTCCGCAGCGGCTGCAGGCTTATGAGCTGTTCCTGAAAGAGCACCCCGAGTTCCTGGGCAAAGTCACACTCTCCATGCTGGTGGTACCCTCCCGCGACCAGGTAGAGAAATACCGGCAACTAAAAGAAACCATTGATGAGCTGGTGGGCCGCATCAACAGCTCTTTCCGCACCATCACCTGGAACCCCATCCAGTACTTTTACCGCTCGTTCCCCATTGAAGAACTTTCCGCCCTGTACTGCGTGGCAGACATTGCCCTGGTCACGCCCATGCGCGACGGCATGAACCTGGTCTGCAAAGAATTCATCGCCAGTAAACTGGACCATAAAGGGGTGCTGATCTTAAGCGAGATGGCCGGGGCCTCCCGTGAGTTGGCCGATGCCATTCTCATCAATCCCAATGACCTGGGCCAGATAGTGCGCTCGCTCCATGAGGCCCTTACCATGCCCGAGGAAGAGCAAATGCTGCGCATGGAACACATGCAGGACCTGGTGCGCCGCTATAACATTCACCACTGGGTAGAAATATTTATGAACCGATTGGAATATATAAAAGTGAAGCAGATGTCCATGGCCACGGAATACCTTTCTGAGGAAGAAAGCACCCAACTGGCAGAGAATTTCAAGAAAGCGAACCAGCGCATGTTATTTCTGGACTATGACGGTACGCTCACGTCCTTCAAGAAAGACCCTACCCACGCGTTCCCAGATGAAGAACTGCTGGAAATTCTCCGGTGCCTGGCCCAGGACCCCAAAAACCGGCTGGTGATTGTGAGCGGCCGTGACCGGAACACGCTGCACAAATGGCTGGGGCACCTGCCCGTAGATTTTATTGCGGAACACGGCGTGTGGCTCAAGAAGCACGAAGGCGAATGGGAAATGCTCCAGCACCTAAGCGACGCCTGGAAAACCGAGGTACGGCCCATTATGGAACTGCACGTGAGCCGTACCCCCGGTTCTTTTATTGAGGAGAAAGACTTCTCCCTGGTGTGGCATTACCGCAAAGTGGACCCGACCCTAGCCGAGCTGCGGGCCCGGGAGCTAAGCAATTATTTGATGTTCATGGCGGCCAACATTAACCTGCAGGTCATGGAAGGCGATAAGATTGTGGAGGTGAAGAACGTGGAAGTAAACAAAGGTATTGGCACTACCCGCTGGCTGGAACAATTCCCCCATGACCTTATCCTCTGCATAGGCGATGACCGCACCGATGAGGACATGTTCAGCGTGATGCCGGAGGAGGCGTTCACCATCAAGGTTGGCAGTGCCCGCTCCCACGCCCGCTTCAGCCTGGACAACTCGCAGGAAGTAAGAAAACTGCTGAAGGCGCTTTGCGAGTAA
- a CDS encoding phosphoadenylyl-sulfate reductase has translation MASSQQEHVSQLIQETEGFTLDQVLAFLADRYPGQVTFSSSFSFEDQVISHQILETALPISIFTLDTGRLFPETYSVWNKTNDAYQTRIKAYYPNNALLEEFVHAKGPNSFYESTQNRKDCCFIRKVEPLKRALAGNAVWVTGLRAEHSPGRGDLPAFEWDEGNQLIKFHPLLHWTTEEVMAFIKQHNIPYNHLHDKGFISIGCAPCTRAIQPGEDFRAGRWWWEDSSKKECGLHVTEQEPGVANSLAKIV, from the coding sequence ATGGCCTCTTCGCAACAAGAGCATGTGTCTCAACTTATCCAGGAGACCGAAGGATTCACCCTAGACCAGGTGCTGGCTTTTTTGGCCGACCGCTACCCGGGCCAAGTGACCTTTTCCTCCAGCTTCAGCTTTGAAGACCAGGTGATCTCCCACCAGATTCTGGAAACCGCGCTGCCCATCAGCATTTTCACGCTGGACACCGGCCGCCTTTTCCCAGAAACCTATTCGGTGTGGAACAAAACCAATGATGCCTACCAAACCCGCATCAAGGCCTACTACCCCAACAATGCCTTGCTGGAGGAGTTTGTGCACGCCAAAGGGCCCAACTCCTTCTATGAGTCTACCCAGAACCGCAAAGACTGCTGTTTCATCAGAAAGGTGGAGCCGCTTAAAAGGGCTTTGGCCGGCAATGCCGTCTGGGTGACTGGCCTCCGGGCCGAGCACTCCCCGGGCCGAGGCGACCTACCCGCCTTTGAGTGGGACGAGGGCAACCAGCTCATCAAGTTCCACCCGTTGTTGCACTGGACTACTGAGGAGGTGATGGCTTTCATCAAACAGCACAACATCCCCTACAACCACCTGCATGACAAAGGCTTCATCTCTATTGGGTGCGCGCCCTGCACCCGGGCCATCCAGCCCGGCGAAGATTTCAGGGCCGGCCGGTGGTGGTGGGAAGACAGCAGTAAAAAAGAGTGCGGCTTGCACGTGACCGAGCAGGAGCCCGGGGTAGCCAACTCATTAGCCAAAATTGTTTAG
- a CDS encoding mechanosensitive ion channel family protein, with product MIEDIKHVIQDHLPLFFKGLAIIVGGLLIGYFIKFLIIRSISLYNSRYPKVWLQAVLDHINRPLSYFLPLLVLAMVLPLVPLAPYGLEVLRRIVEISLTCSFAWLLIGWVYVVQDRLRHKYQLDKADNFKERKLFTQLQFIKKIVIILIVFFTAALVLMSFPTVRKIGTGLITSAGIAGVIIGFAAQRSLANLLAGFQIAFTQPIRIDDVLVVENEWGRVEEITLTYVVLRIWDQRRLILPLNYFIEKPFQNWTRTTTELLGSVFLYLDYTAPLEELRTELNRILPENHLWDGRVAVLQVTEAKERTLEIRILVSAQDSASAFDLRCWVREKLIMYVQEHYPNCLPQTRTIMPVGPIE from the coding sequence ATGATAGAAGACATCAAACATGTCATTCAAGACCACCTCCCCTTATTCTTTAAGGGATTGGCCATTATTGTGGGCGGGCTGCTGATAGGCTATTTTATTAAATTCCTGATCATCAGGTCTATTTCACTATACAACAGCCGTTACCCAAAGGTCTGGCTACAGGCGGTCCTCGACCACATTAACCGGCCCCTCTCCTATTTCCTACCGCTTCTGGTATTGGCCATGGTGCTGCCACTGGTACCTTTGGCGCCCTATGGGCTGGAAGTGTTGCGCCGAATTGTGGAAATAAGTCTCACCTGCTCCTTTGCTTGGCTCCTTATTGGCTGGGTGTATGTGGTACAGGACAGACTCCGGCATAAGTACCAACTAGACAAAGCCGATAACTTTAAAGAGCGGAAGCTCTTTACGCAGCTGCAGTTCATCAAAAAAATAGTGATCATCCTGATTGTGTTTTTCACGGCGGCGCTGGTCCTGATGAGCTTCCCTACGGTCAGAAAAATAGGCACGGGGTTGATCACTTCGGCTGGGATTGCGGGTGTGATTATTGGGTTTGCGGCCCAGCGGTCCCTGGCCAACTTATTGGCCGGTTTCCAAATTGCCTTTACCCAGCCTATAAGAATAGATGATGTGCTGGTGGTGGAGAATGAGTGGGGCCGGGTAGAGGAAATCACACTTACATATGTGGTGCTGCGCATCTGGGACCAGCGCCGGCTCATTCTGCCCCTGAATTACTTTATTGAGAAACCCTTTCAGAACTGGACCCGCACTACCACCGAACTGCTGGGCAGCGTCTTTCTCTACCTGGACTACACCGCCCCCCTGGAGGAACTGCGCACGGAACTCAACCGCATCTTGCCTGAGAACCACCTCTGGGATGGCCGGGTGGCGGTACTACAGGTAACAGAGGCAAAGGAACGTACGCTGGAGATACGTATTCTGGTAAGCGCCCAAGACTCTGCCAGCGCCTTTGACCTGCGTTGTTGGGTACGGGAAAAACTCATCATGTACGTGCAGGAACATTACCCGAACTGTCTGCCGCAGACCCGCACCATCATGCCGGTAGGCCCCATAGAATGA
- a CDS encoding RtcB family protein, with amino-acid sequence MAIVLNNITVFGEEIIDQSAIDQIQRCVSEEDIGVLTADAHYGYAHPIGGAVAYKNHVSLSGVGFDIGCGNKAVRTDLLAQDVDIARIMNQIVRSIGFGVGRPNPKPIDHPVLDHIGKADFRPQRELKKLAAEQLGTVGSGNHFIDLFEDEEGYLWIGVHFGSRGFGHRTATGFIAMSQGLGFFDKAKEGPMDGPPILFDIQSALGQDYIAAMSLAGEYAYAGRDVVVEKVLQILGAKSTEMIHNHHNFAWFERHQGEDYWVVRKGCTPAFPGQKGFIGANMSDNSVIIEGVESELSVRGLYSTVHGAGRLLSRRAAAGKTKWMRDKNGVKRKTVVSKGLVDFDAVQQRMKEKGIELRGAGADEAPEAYKKLEDVLKYQGNTIRVLHTLKPLGVAMAGEDVYDPYKD; translated from the coding sequence ATGGCTATTGTCTTGAACAACATCACCGTTTTTGGGGAAGAGATTATTGACCAAAGCGCCATTGACCAAATCCAGCGCTGCGTGAGCGAAGAAGACATTGGCGTGCTCACCGCCGATGCCCATTACGGCTACGCGCACCCCATTGGCGGCGCGGTGGCTTACAAGAACCACGTGTCGCTCTCTGGGGTGGGGTTTGACATTGGCTGCGGCAACAAAGCCGTGCGCACCGACCTGCTGGCGCAAGACGTGGACATTGCCCGCATCATGAACCAGATCGTGCGCAGCATCGGTTTTGGCGTAGGGCGGCCCAACCCCAAACCCATTGACCACCCCGTGCTGGACCACATCGGCAAAGCCGATTTTAGACCCCAGCGCGAACTTAAAAAACTAGCCGCGGAACAGCTGGGCACCGTGGGCAGCGGCAACCATTTCATAGACCTGTTCGAGGACGAGGAAGGCTACCTCTGGATTGGCGTGCACTTCGGGTCCCGGGGCTTCGGGCACCGGACCGCCACCGGGTTTATTGCCATGTCACAGGGCCTCGGTTTTTTTGACAAAGCCAAGGAAGGCCCCATGGATGGACCGCCTATCTTGTTTGATATTCAATCTGCCCTGGGCCAGGACTACATAGCCGCCATGTCTCTGGCCGGCGAATACGCCTACGCGGGCCGCGATGTGGTGGTAGAAAAAGTGCTACAGATTCTGGGCGCCAAGTCCACGGAAATGATCCACAACCACCACAACTTCGCGTGGTTTGAGCGGCACCAGGGTGAAGACTACTGGGTAGTGCGTAAGGGCTGTACTCCCGCTTTCCCCGGGCAGAAAGGCTTTATTGGGGCTAATATGTCTGACAATTCTGTAATCATAGAGGGCGTGGAAAGTGAGCTGTCCGTTCGGGGATTATATTCTACAGTACACGGCGCGGGCCGCCTGCTCAGCCGCCGGGCCGCCGCAGGCAAGACCAAATGGATGCGCGACAAAAACGGCGTGAAACGTAAAACAGTGGTATCTAAGGGTCTGGTAGATTTTGACGCCGTACAACAGCGCATGAAAGAAAAAGGCATTGAACTGCGTGGCGCCGGTGCCGATGAAGCCCCCGAAGCCTATAAGAAACTGGAAGACGTCCTGAAGTACCAGGGCAACACCATACGCGTACTGCACACCCTCAAACCGCTGGGCGTAGCCATGGCCGGGGAAGATGTGTATGACCCGTACAAAGATTGA
- a CDS encoding TonB-dependent receptor: MNRSFLLCLLFLALPFLLFAQSNGRLEGRIQSLKGEALPGISVGLEGTTLGSTTDDEGKFVIKNVPAGSYTLQATGIGYESLRQAVTIQVGQATPLYMRLNTSDFTLSEVEITGNRSGNYLEREGTTATKMEAALRTVPQSVQVISRRALDQLQVVKIEDAMRNVSGVSVETGFGSRTDIFQIRGFRTDQNSIFKNGFRNPARTYRESANVQQIEVMKGPASVLYGVSDPGGLINITTKKPTAYTFQSLQLTANNFGLIRPAVDLGGTVGESKALKYRFNGVYERNGSFRDFMKNKRYFVAPSITYDFSPNTTLSVEAELLNHNQPSDRGIFAVNGKIADVPRSRSLGEPDNYSFYQNRFVQYNLLHKLNDTWSLRHAANFNYGTETRKLVEQTTLVKNSDRLINRRYQDQYYFERYFATQNELYGRFTTGDQIQHRTVAGVEYSSFLLDLNVKRAAYDVLDIYNPVYSSKPKPVDKLATSQDYQDVTRNYGFYVQDFITIRQRLNVLLGGRYDIYDYRSEDYLGKNTVEQKNYAFNPRIGVLYELYGPLSVFANFSTGFQTEIGRTLEGDTFDPLTTTQREGGVKLGLFQDRLNLTTSYFKIKKSNVSAADPRDINFKVQIGEIISEGMEIDVTGEVLPGLNTIATYSYINAKVSSDGTTPKGTRFQNVSPHNFTFWSTYELQRGPWKGLGFGGGFTSVQSRPGDATDSFRLPGYTKVDATIFYRIEHFHLSVNVKNLTDEHYYDGAQSSTAIMPGAPRTIISTVGINF, translated from the coding sequence ATGAACAGGTCCTTTTTACTCTGCCTTCTTTTCCTTGCCCTTCCCTTCCTCTTATTCGCGCAGAGCAATGGCCGTCTGGAAGGCCGCATTCAGTCTCTGAAAGGCGAGGCCCTGCCTGGTATTAGCGTGGGATTGGAAGGTACAACTCTGGGCAGCACCACCGATGACGAAGGAAAATTCGTGATCAAGAACGTTCCGGCAGGTAGCTATACCTTGCAGGCCACGGGCATTGGCTATGAGTCGCTGCGCCAGGCGGTCACCATTCAGGTGGGTCAGGCCACGCCTTTGTACATGCGCCTCAATACCTCAGATTTCACCTTATCAGAAGTAGAGATTACCGGTAACCGCAGCGGCAATTACCTGGAGCGCGAAGGCACCACCGCCACCAAGATGGAGGCAGCCCTTCGCACGGTACCACAATCGGTGCAGGTGATCTCGCGCCGGGCCCTGGACCAGTTGCAGGTAGTGAAGATTGAAGACGCCATGCGCAACGTGAGCGGGGTATCGGTAGAGACCGGTTTTGGCAGTAGAACAGATATTTTCCAGATAAGAGGCTTCAGAACAGACCAGAACAGCATCTTCAAGAACGGCTTTAGGAACCCGGCCCGTACCTACCGCGAGAGCGCCAACGTGCAGCAGATTGAAGTGATGAAAGGCCCGGCCTCTGTGCTGTATGGCGTAAGTGACCCCGGCGGACTCATCAACATTACCACCAAAAAGCCAACTGCCTACACCTTCCAATCTCTGCAACTGACCGCTAATAACTTTGGGTTAATCAGGCCGGCGGTAGATTTGGGTGGCACCGTTGGGGAAAGCAAAGCCTTAAAATACCGCTTTAACGGAGTGTATGAACGCAATGGTAGCTTTAGGGATTTCATGAAGAACAAGCGCTATTTCGTGGCACCGTCTATCACGTATGACTTCTCGCCTAACACCACCTTGAGCGTGGAGGCCGAGTTACTGAACCACAACCAACCTTCTGACCGGGGTATTTTTGCGGTAAACGGCAAGATTGCCGATGTGCCCCGCAGCCGCAGCTTAGGTGAGCCCGACAACTACTCTTTCTACCAGAACCGCTTTGTGCAGTACAACCTGCTGCACAAACTCAATGACACCTGGAGCCTGCGCCACGCCGCCAACTTCAATTACGGCACGGAGACCCGCAAACTGGTGGAGCAGACCACGCTGGTAAAGAATTCAGACCGCCTCATTAACCGCCGCTACCAGGACCAGTATTACTTTGAGCGCTACTTTGCCACCCAAAATGAGTTATATGGCCGCTTTACCACCGGCGACCAGATTCAGCACCGCACCGTGGCCGGCGTAGAGTACAGTTCTTTCCTGCTGGACCTGAACGTGAAACGCGCCGCCTATGACGTGCTGGACATCTACAACCCGGTCTATAGCAGCAAACCGAAGCCCGTTGACAAGCTGGCCACCTCCCAGGATTACCAGGACGTGACCCGTAATTACGGTTTCTACGTGCAGGATTTCATTACCATTCGCCAACGCCTGAACGTGTTGCTGGGCGGCCGCTATGACATCTATGACTACCGCTCTGAAGACTACTTAGGCAAAAACACCGTGGAGCAGAAAAATTACGCCTTCAACCCCCGCATTGGTGTATTGTATGAATTGTACGGACCGCTTTCTGTGTTTGCCAACTTCTCTACCGGGTTCCAGACCGAGATTGGCCGCACCCTGGAAGGCGACACCTTTGATCCATTGACTACCACCCAGCGGGAAGGCGGTGTTAAGTTAGGCCTTTTCCAGGACCGTCTTAACCTGACTACCAGCTACTTCAAGATCAAGAAAAGCAACGTTTCTGCCGCTGACCCCAGAGATATCAATTTTAAAGTACAGATTGGCGAGATCATCAGCGAAGGGATGGAAATTGACGTAACGGGAGAGGTTTTACCCGGCCTGAACACCATTGCCACCTACAGCTACATCAACGCCAAAGTGAGTTCTGACGGCACTACCCCCAAAGGCACCCGCTTCCAGAACGTGAGCCCCCACAACTTCACCTTCTGGAGCACCTATGAACTGCAGAGAGGCCCTTGGAAAGGCCTGGGCTTTGGCGGCGGCTTCACCTCAGTGCAGTCGCGTCCCGGCGATGCCACCGACAGCTTTAGATTACCCGGCTACACCAAAGTAGACGCCACCATTTTCTACCGCATTGAACACTTCCATCTCAGCGTGAACGTAAAGAACCTGACAGATGAGCATTACTATGACGGAGCGCAGTCATCTACGGCCATTATGCCGGGTGCCCCGCGCACCATCATTAGTACTGTGGGTATAAACTTTTAA